In the Streptomyces sp. WMMC940 genome, ATGACCTCACGCAGATTGCCCAGATGGATGGGCCCGGACGGCGACAGGCCAGACGCAACCACGACCGGTTTCCCGGGCGCACGCCGTTCCGACTCGGCGATGACATCGTCCGCGAAACGGGAGACCCAGTCGGTCTCGGTGCTGCTCTGAGCCACGATCGGCACGTCCTTGATTGCTTGAGTCTGTCGAAGCTGGCGTCTGCCATTCTCCCAGACGGAACACGGCGCCCGTCGGTTGTCCACAGGGCGGCGCCGTTCGGCCCGAGGACCGCCCGCCGTCCACGGGCGTCGCTTCGTCCACAGGTCCGGGGCCGTGGGAGAAACGGGTTGCTCCCCCGTGGGACACTTGACTACCGAAACAGCAGCCCTGATCACACCCCGGCGACCCACGACGCCCCACGCGACTCGACCCACGACGCCCCACTCACAGGAAACGGAAGCTCATGGCCTCGGTCCCTTCCCTCGCTTCGACCGTGCAGCAGCGCCTCGCGGACGCCCTCTCGGCAGCCCTGCCGGAGGCCGGCTCCGCGGATCCGCTGTTGCGACGCAGCGACCGGGCCGACTTCCAGGCCAACGGCATCCTGGCGCTCGCCAAGAGGCTCAAGGGCAATCCGCGTGAGCTCGCGGCCAAGGTCGTCGAGTCCCTCCCGGCCGACGACGTGCTGCGGGAGATCGAGGTCTCGGGCCCCGGGTTCCTGAACATCACGGTCTCCGACGAGGCGATCACCGGGACGCTCGCCGCCCGCGCGGCGGACGACCGCCTCGGCGTGCCGTTCGCCGACGCGGCGGGCACCACAGTGATCGACTACGCGCAGCCGAACGTGGCCAAGGAGATGCACGTCGGCCACCTCCGCTCGGCCGTGATCGGCGACGCCATGGTGCGCATCCTGGAGTACACCGGCGAGAAGGTGGTACGTCGCCACCACATCGGCGACTGGGGCACCCAGTTCGGCATGCTCATCCAGTTCCTGATCGAGCACCCGCACGAGCTGGACCACGAGGACGAGGCCGCCGTCTCCGGCGAGGAGGCCATGTCCAACCTGAACCGGCTGTACAAGGCCTCGCGTGCCCTCTTCGACTCCGACGAGGAGTTCAAGGAGCGCGCGAGGCGCCGCGTGGTGGACCTCCAGTCGGGCGACGAGGAGACCCTCACCCTCTGGCAGAGGTTCGTCGACGAGTCGAAGATCTACTTCTACTCCGTCTTCAACAAGCTCGACATGGAGATCCACGACCCCGACGTCGTGGGCGAGTCGGGCTACAACCACATGCTCGACGAGACCTGCCGCATCCTCGAGGAATCCGGCGTCGCCGTGCGCTCCGAGGGCGCGCTGTGCGTGTTCTTCGACGACGTCAAGGGCCCGGACGGCAAGCCCGTCCCCCTGATCGTGCGCAAGTCCAACGGCGGCTACGGCTACGCGGCCACCGACCTCTCCGCGATCCGGGACCGGGTGCGGAACCTCGGCGCCGACAGCCTGATCTACGTCGTCGACGCCCGGCAGTCCCTGCACTTCAGGATGGTCTTCGAGACCGCCCGCCGGGCGGGATGGCTGAACGACGAGGTCAAGGCCGTGCAGCTGGCGTTCGGCACGGTCCTCGGCAAGGACGGCAAGCCCTTCAAGACCCGTGAGGGTGAGACGGTGCGGCTGGTCGACCTGCTGGACGAGGCGATCGAGCGGGCCTCGGCCGTGGTCAGGGAGAAGGCCCAGGACCTGTCGGAGGAGGAGATCGCCGAGCGGGGCGCCCAGGTCGGCATCGGCGCCGTCAAGTACGCGGACCTCTCCACGTCGGCGGCCAGGGACTACAAGTTCGACCTGGACCAGATGGTGTCCCTCAGCGGCGACACGTCGGTGTACCTGCAGTACGCGTACGCCCGTATCCAGTCGATCCTGCGCAAGGCCGGGGACGCGACGCCGCGGGCCCACGCGGAGATCGGGCTGACCCCGTCCGAGCGCGCGCTGGGTCTGCACATCGACCGGTTCGGCGAGACGGTCGAGGAGGCCGCGTCCTCGTACGAGCCGCACAAGCTGGCGGCGTACCTCTACCAGCTGGCGTCGCTGTACACGACGTTCTACTCGGAGTGCCCGGTCCTCAAGGCGGACACCCCGGCACAGGTGGAGAACCGGCTCTTCCTGTGCGACCTGACCGCCCGCACGCTCCACCAGGGCATGGCTCTGCTGGGCATCCGCACCCCCGCGCGCCTCTGACGCGCGGCGCCCGGACCCGGCGCGTCCGGCACGGACGGCCCTCGGCGGTCGAACCGCCGGGGGCCGCCCTCCGATCGCCTCGCGTCACCTCGTCAGCGGTTCAGCGGGTGTGCCGGCCTTCCCGTGGTCTCCTCGATCTCGTCGTGCGCCTTCTTGAGCAGAGTCTGCGCGATGTCCATGAGCGCCCGGGCGCCGGCGATCTCCTCGCCGACCCGCAGTTGGGCCGGGTCGGACGGATGGCGGCTGGCGTGCCCGTGACCGCGCACTTCCGTGCCGTCGGCGAGCCGGAGCATCGCGGCCGCCTTGGTCTTGTCGCCCTCCTCGAGGAACTCCATCTCGACGTGCCAGCCGACGAGAGTCTGCATGACGGATCACCTCCACAGCGGTACCTCTCCCAGGGTGCGCCGACCGCGGGCTGATCACCACCCCTTCCCCGTCCGTGCCGACGGCCCCGAGCTCGCCGTCGTTCGCCGGGCCCGGGTCGGTCCGCCCGCCGTACCGCGAAGCGGCACACGGCGCACTTCACCGGGCGCGGCGCGGCGGCTCGACCGGTGCCCCCCGAACTCGCGTCCCACGCGGGGACGTACAAGGACGGCGACGCGGCCGTGACGCACTGGCGCAGCGACATGACGGACGCGCTCGCCCACCGACCGCACGCCGGTCACCACGCAGGCCCCGGTGCGGAGGCCGCCGTTCCCACACGGCGGCCTCCGTTGTCAGTGACGGCCTCTACCTTCGGACCATGGCGATGCTTCCCAACCCTCTGCCGGCCCTGGCCACCGACCCCACGGGCCGGACCCTGGGCCTCGATCTGCCTCCCGGCCGCCTGGTGGACACCACCGTCGACGGGCCTTGGCACGAGCCCCTTCTCTGGTACGGCGACGAACCGGCCGCTCCCGGCGCCTGGGACCGCCTCCTCCCCGCCCGCCGGGCGGGCGGACTGCATCCCCTGCTGATCGGCGGCGACGGTGGCCCGCACGAGTGGGAGCTGGCGCCGCAACGGGTGTCGTATCCGGGGGACCACGACGCCGAAGAGGTGCTCGCGGAGTTCTGGGACTCCGGTGCGGCGGAAGAGTCGGGCGCCGACGCCGACTGGCCCGGCCTGGCCGCCGGCGGCGCGCTGGTGGAGGATCCGGACCGGCTCGCAGCCGAGGCCGCGGACGCGCTGTCCGTCGGCGCGGGCGGCGATGTGCTGAAGGGCGCCCGCCCAGCTCTGGTCCGCGCCCGCCGCAGCGCCGACATACCGGCGGCCATCGGCTGGTCGGGCCCGCTCGACCACGAGGGGGACGTGGCCCGCCTCTGCTCGGTCCTGCGGTCGTGGGAGGACCGCTTCGGCATACGGGTCGTCGGGCTGTCCTTCGACCGGCTGGTCCTCTCCGTGGCCGCGCCGCCCACCAGGACCGCGGACGCCGAGGCTCTCGCGGCCGAGCACCTCGCGTTCTGCCCGGACAGTGTCCGGCAGGGTCCGCGCCCCGGCCTCCGGTCCCATGCCCAGCGTCTCCTCGGAGCCCCCGTCTGGACGTTCTCGTGGGACTGAGGACACCCGGCCGGCCGCGCGGCCTGTGGCCGTGCGACCCTCGGGTCTCCACGCGGCCCCGGGCCGCTACGCGCGGCCGAGCTTCTGTGCGACCTCCGTCGCCCAGTACGTCAGGATCATCTGCGCGCCCGCGCGCCGGATGCCGGTCAGGGTCTCCAGGATGGCTTTGTCGCGCTCGATCCAGCCCTTCTCGGCAGCGGCCTCGACCATCGCGTACTCCCCGCTGATCTGGTACGCGGCGACGGGCACGTCCACGGACCCCGCCACCTTCGCCAGCACGTCGAGGTAGGGACCGGCGGGCTTGACCATGACCATGTCCGCGCCCTCCTCCAGGTCGAGCGCGAGTTCCCGCAGGGACTCCCGCAGGTTCGCCGGGTCCTGCTGGTACGTCTTGCGGTCTCCCGTCAGGGAGGAGGCGACCGCCTCGCGGAACGGCCCGTAGAACGCGGAGGAGTACTTCGCCGTGTACGCGAGGATCGACACGTCCTCCTTGCCGATGGTGTCGAGCGCGTCCCGGATCACCCCGACCTGGCCGTCCATCATCCCGCTGGGGCCGACGACATGGACGCCGGCGTCCGCCTGGACCTGTGCCATCTCGGCGTAGCGCTCCAGCGTGGCGTCGTTGTCGACCCGGCCGTCCGCGTCGAGCACCCCGCAGTGGCCGTGGTCGGTGTACTCGTCCAGGCAGAGGTCGGACATGACGACCAGTTCGTCGCCGACCTCCTCCTTCACCGCTCGGACGGCGACCTGGAGGATGCCTCCCGGATCCGTGCCCGCGGTTCCGACGGCGTCCTTCTTCGCGTCCTCCGGCACGCCGAAGAGCATGATCCCGGAGACTCCGGCCTCCCGGGCCTCGACCGCGGCCTTCCTCAGCGTGTCCAGTGAGTGCTGCACGACCCCGGGCATCGCCGCGATCGGCACGGGCTCGCTCACGCCCTCCCGCACGAACGCGGGAAGGATCAGATCGGCGGGGTTCAGCCTCGTCTCGGCGACCATGCGCCGCATCGCGGGGGTGGTCCGCAGCCGTCGCGGCCGCGATCCGGGGAAGGATCCGTACACAGTCATGCCCACCACGCTACGCCCGTGCGGGGACCGCTCTTGCCGACATGTTGTCCGCGGAAGCCGGCGAACGCCCCCGACACGATCCGGTCCTGAGCGAACGGAAAGGGGCCGCGGGGAACAGCCCGCGACCCCTTCCGATCATGTCCTACGACGTCACGTCGTACGGCGCCTGCGTGCGCCCGGACGACGCTCGCTCGGCCGCGTCACCGGGTCGCCGGCCTCCCGTGCCGCCTCCCGGCGCCTCGCACCGAACTCGGCGAGCGCCTCGGCCAGCTTGTGGACCGACGGCTCGGGCGACAGCACGTCGACCCGCAGCCCGTGCTCCTCCGCCGTCTTGGCGGTCGCGGGCCCGATGCAGGCGATCACCGTCACGTTGTGCGGCTTGCCGGCGATACCGACCAGGTTCCGCACGGTGGACGACGAGGTGAAGAGCACTGCGTCAAAACCGCCGCCCTTGATCGCCTCCCGGGTCTCCGCCGGCGGCGGGGAGGCCCGCACGGTCCGGTAGGCCGTGACGTCGTCGACCTCCCAGCCCAGCTCGATCAGCCCTGCCACCAGGGTCTCGGTGGCGATGTCGGCCCGCGGCAGGAACACCCGGTCGATCGGGTCGAACACCGGGTCGTACGGCGGCCAGTCCTCCAGCAGCCCCGCCGCCGACTGCTCACCGCTCGGCACCAGATCCGGCTTGACGCCGAACTCGATCAGGGACCGTGCCGTCTGCTCGCCCACCGCCGCGACCTTGATCCCGGCGAAGGCACGGGCGTCCAGCCCGTACTCCTCGAACTTCTCCCGCACCGCCTTCACGGCGTTGACCGAGGTGAAGGCGATCCACTCGTAGCGGCCGGTCACCAGTCCCTTGACCGCGCGCTCCATCTGCTGCGGCGTGCGCGGCGGCTCGACGGCGATCGTCGGGACCTCGTGCGGCACGGCCCCGTAGGACCTGAGCTGGTCGGAGAGCGACGCGGCCTGCTCCTTCGTGCGCGGTACGAGCACCTTCCAGCCGAACAGCGGCTTGGACTCGAACCAGGCGAGCTGGTCGCGCTGCGCTGCGGCGCTGCGCTCACCGACCACGGCTATGACCGGCCGGTGGCCCTCGGGCGACGGCAGCACCTTGCCCTGCTTGAACACCTGGGCGATCGTGCCGAGCGTCGCGGTCCAGGTCCGCTGCCGCGTCGTCGTACCGGCCACCGTCACCGTCAGCGGGGTGTCGGGCTTGCGCCCGGCCGTCACCAGCTCTCCCGCCGCCGACGCCACGGCGTCCAGCGTCGTGGACACGACGACGGTGCCGTCGGAGGCGCCGACCTCGGTCCAGCAGCGGGCGTCCGCCGTCCGGGCGTCGATGAACCGCACGTCCGTGCCCTGGGCGTCACGCAGCGGCACACCGGCGTAGGCGGGCACGCCCACGGCGGTCGCCACTCCCGGCACGACCTCGAAGGGGATGCCCTCGGCGGCGCAGGCGAGCATCTCGGCGCCCGCGTCGCCGTCGAGCCCGGGGTCCCCGCTCACGGCACGGACCACCCGCTTGCCGCCCCGCACGGCCTCCATGACAAGATTGGCCGCGTCCCTCAACACGGGGACATCGGCGGTTGTTGAGGCATCGTCAACAACCGTCAGCTCAGGCGTGCTCACTCCGGCGCGCGCGTGACCGCGCACGACGTCGAGGACTTCCGGCTCGGCGATCAATACGTCCGCGCCCGCCAGCGCCTCGACGGCGCGCAGCGTCAGCAGGCCCGGATCGCCGGGACCGGCGCCGAGGAAGGTGACCTGCCCGTGTACGGGACCAGCCGGGACGTTCGAGGTGGTGGGGCTCAAAGTGCTCGCTCCCCCATAAGACCGGCCGCGCCCTTGGCGAGCATCTCGGAGGCGAGTTCACGCCCGAGTGCCACGGCTTCGTCGTGCGACGTGGGCACGGGACCGGTGATGGACAGCTGCACCAGCGTGGAACCGTCGGTGGTACCGACGACGCCCCGCAGGCGCATTTCATGAACAGCCTGTTCGTCGGCAGGCAGGTCGGCCAGCGCACCCACGGGCGCACTGCAGCCGGCCTCCAGGGCGGCGAGCAGGGACCGCTCGGCGGTCACGGCGGCCCGGGTGTACGGGTCGTCGAGCTCGGCGAGCGTGGCGGCGAGGGCGGTGTCGGCCGCCGGGCACTCCACCGCCAGGGCCCCCTGGCCGGGGGCGGGCAGGATCGCGTCGACCGGCAGGAAGTCGGTCGCCTCCTCGATCCGGCCGATACGGTTCAGGCCGGCCGCGGCGAGAACCACCGCGTCCAGTTCCCCGTTCCGCACGAAACCGATGCGGGTGTCGACGTTCCCGCGGATCGGCACGGTCTCGATCTGCAGCCCGTGCGAGCGGGCGTACGCGTTGAGCTGCGCCATCCGGCGCGGCGAGCCGGTGCCCACCCTGGCGCCCCTCGGCAGCCGGCCGAGCGTCAGCCCGTCCCGGGCGACCAGGACGTCGCGCGGGTCCTCCCGCCGCGGGATCGCGGCCAGCGCGAGGTCGTCCGGCTGCGTGGTCGGCAGGTCCTTCAGGGAGTGCACCGCGAAGTCGACCTCTCCCGCGAGCAGCGCGTCGCGCAGCGCGGTGACGAACACACCGGTGCCGCCGATCTGCGCCAGCTGCTCGCGCGAGGTGTCGCCGTACGTGGTGATCTCCACCAGCTCGACGGGGCGGCCGGTCAGCCGCCGCACCGCCTCCGCCACATGCCCGGACTGGGCCATGGCGAGCTTGCTGCGCCTGGTTCCGAGCCGCAGGGGCCGCTCGGTCCCCGATGCCCTCTCGGTCATACTCGCCCTCGGTTCTTGATGTCGGCGTCGGTGACGTCGGCCCGGCTGACGGAGGCGACCGTCTCCGGGTCGAGGTCGAAGAGTGTGCGCAGCGCGTCCGCGTACCCGGCGCCGCCGGGTTCGGCCGCGAGCTGCTTGATCCGCACGGTGGGCGCGTGCAGGAGCTTGTCGACGACCCGTCGGACCGTCTGGGAGACCTCGGCGCGCTGGCGCTCGTCGAGGTCGGGCAGCCGGCCCTCCAGCCGGGCGATCTCGCTCGCCACGACATCGGCGGCCATGGTGCGCAGCGCGACCACGGTGGGCGTGATGTGCGCGGCGCGCTGGGCGGCGCCGA is a window encoding:
- the argS gene encoding arginine--tRNA ligase — encoded protein: MASVPSLASTVQQRLADALSAALPEAGSADPLLRRSDRADFQANGILALAKRLKGNPRELAAKVVESLPADDVLREIEVSGPGFLNITVSDEAITGTLAARAADDRLGVPFADAAGTTVIDYAQPNVAKEMHVGHLRSAVIGDAMVRILEYTGEKVVRRHHIGDWGTQFGMLIQFLIEHPHELDHEDEAAVSGEEAMSNLNRLYKASRALFDSDEEFKERARRRVVDLQSGDEETLTLWQRFVDESKIYFYSVFNKLDMEIHDPDVVGESGYNHMLDETCRILEESGVAVRSEGALCVFFDDVKGPDGKPVPLIVRKSNGGYGYAATDLSAIRDRVRNLGADSLIYVVDARQSLHFRMVFETARRAGWLNDEVKAVQLAFGTVLGKDGKPFKTREGETVRLVDLLDEAIERASAVVREKAQDLSEEEIAERGAQVGIGAVKYADLSTSAARDYKFDLDQMVSLSGDTSVYLQYAYARIQSILRKAGDATPRAHAEIGLTPSERALGLHIDRFGETVEEAASSYEPHKLAAYLYQLASLYTTFYSECPVLKADTPAQVENRLFLCDLTARTLHQGMALLGIRTPARL
- a CDS encoding DUF1876 domain-containing protein; amino-acid sequence: MQTLVGWHVEMEFLEEGDKTKAAAMLRLADGTEVRGHGHASRHPSDPAQLRVGEEIAGARALMDIAQTLLKKAHDEIEETTGRPAHPLNR
- a CDS encoding DUF4253 domain-containing protein, giving the protein MAMLPNPLPALATDPTGRTLGLDLPPGRLVDTTVDGPWHEPLLWYGDEPAAPGAWDRLLPARRAGGLHPLLIGGDGGPHEWELAPQRVSYPGDHDAEEVLAEFWDSGAAEESGADADWPGLAAGGALVEDPDRLAAEAADALSVGAGGDVLKGARPALVRARRSADIPAAIGWSGPLDHEGDVARLCSVLRSWEDRFGIRVVGLSFDRLVLSVAAPPTRTADAEALAAEHLAFCPDSVRQGPRPGLRSHAQRLLGAPVWTFSWD
- the hemB gene encoding porphobilinogen synthase, which encodes MTVYGSFPGSRPRRLRTTPAMRRMVAETRLNPADLILPAFVREGVSEPVPIAAMPGVVQHSLDTLRKAAVEAREAGVSGIMLFGVPEDAKKDAVGTAGTDPGGILQVAVRAVKEEVGDELVVMSDLCLDEYTDHGHCGVLDADGRVDNDATLERYAEMAQVQADAGVHVVGPSGMMDGQVGVIRDALDTIGKEDVSILAYTAKYSSAFYGPFREAVASSLTGDRKTYQQDPANLRESLRELALDLEEGADMVMVKPAGPYLDVLAKVAGSVDVPVAAYQISGEYAMVEAAAEKGWIERDKAILETLTGIRRAGAQMILTYWATEVAQKLGRA
- a CDS encoding bifunctional uroporphyrinogen-III C-methyltransferase/uroporphyrinogen-III synthase, encoding MSPTTSNVPAGPVHGQVTFLGAGPGDPGLLTLRAVEALAGADVLIAEPEVLDVVRGHARAGVSTPELTVVDDASTTADVPVLRDAANLVMEAVRGGKRVVRAVSGDPGLDGDAGAEMLACAAEGIPFEVVPGVATAVGVPAYAGVPLRDAQGTDVRFIDARTADARCWTEVGASDGTVVVSTTLDAVASAAGELVTAGRKPDTPLTVTVAGTTTRQRTWTATLGTIAQVFKQGKVLPSPEGHRPVIAVVGERSAAAQRDQLAWFESKPLFGWKVLVPRTKEQAASLSDQLRSYGAVPHEVPTIAVEPPRTPQQMERAVKGLVTGRYEWIAFTSVNAVKAVREKFEEYGLDARAFAGIKVAAVGEQTARSLIEFGVKPDLVPSGEQSAAGLLEDWPPYDPVFDPIDRVFLPRADIATETLVAGLIELGWEVDDVTAYRTVRASPPPAETREAIKGGGFDAVLFTSSSTVRNLVGIAGKPHNVTVIACIGPATAKTAEEHGLRVDVLSPEPSVHKLAEALAEFGARRREAAREAGDPVTRPSERRPGARRRRTT
- the hemC gene encoding hydroxymethylbilane synthase, producing MTERASGTERPLRLGTRRSKLAMAQSGHVAEAVRRLTGRPVELVEITTYGDTSREQLAQIGGTGVFVTALRDALLAGEVDFAVHSLKDLPTTQPDDLALAAIPRREDPRDVLVARDGLTLGRLPRGARVGTGSPRRMAQLNAYARSHGLQIETVPIRGNVDTRIGFVRNGELDAVVLAAAGLNRIGRIEEATDFLPVDAILPAPGQGALAVECPAADTALAATLAELDDPYTRAAVTAERSLLAALEAGCSAPVGALADLPADEQAVHEMRLRGVVGTTDGSTLVQLSITGPVPTSHDEAVALGRELASEMLAKGAAGLMGERAL